TGAGGCCGGCGACGGCTTGGCGAATGCGCTGAGGAACGGCGGCGATGTCGGCGATGAAGGCGGCACGTTGAGCATCGCTGTTCGGGCCGCTCCATTCGAACTTCCCAATTGGGTAAGAGAGATTGAGAGTAGGTGCTGTGCTCATGGTCAGGAGATGAGGCGTTTAACCGTCAAGTCGCAGAAAAGATTAACGCAGAGCCGCTGAGGACGCGGAGGGAAGACTCAAAGATATCGACAATGGATTTCCTCCGGACTTACTTTACAGCTGCAGCGATCGGCTGCGACGCGTCCTTCAGTTTCACCGCCGAAACATTCTTTCCGGCCTCGATCCACTTCGTCGCAGCCTCTCTCTCCTCGTCCGGCCGGCTCATCAAGAAGGCGGCCACTAGCCGGTCTCCCCGCAGCCACCAGGTACTGAAGCTCTTGCTGGTCACATCGCCGCGATGGACTACCTGGTCTGCCCCGGACGTATCGCCCCAGTATTCGTATGAGAGGTCGAAGACGTCGGAGAAGAAGTAAGGGACGTGACGGAAAGGCGCGCGTTCACCCATGAGCGTGCGGGCACAGTGCTGGCCTTGCGAAACGGCATTGTCCCAGTGCTCGACGCGACGGCGCTTTCCGAAGAGCACATCCTGATAGTTGGCCACGTCACCGGCGGCAAGGATGTCGGGTGCGCTGGTTTCCAGGTACTCGTTGACGACGATACCGTTGTCGATAGAGATGCCACTGTTGGCAAATAAGTCGGTCACGGGTTCGACGCCAACTCCGGCAACTACCATGTCGCACTCGACGCTGTCGCCCGTTCCAAGTGCGGCGGCGGCAACGGACCACGTGCCGTGTAGTTCTGTTACGGTTGTGGACCGCACGATGCGAACGCCTTTCGCGGTGTAGTAATCCTCGAAGAATTTCGACATCTCTGGTGTGAAGAGGCGTTTCCAGATGCGGTCGTCACCCAGAACCATCGTCACCGCGACACCGCGTTGGGTGAGAACCGCAGCTACTTCCATCCCGATAAAGCCGCCGCCGATCACCAGGGCGCGTTTGGAGTTTTCCGATTGCCCGCGAATGGCCTTCGAGTCATCCATGCTCCGCAAGTAGAACAGGTTCTTGAGTTGCGCCCCGGGTACGTTCAGGCGTCGGGGACGGGCGCCGGTCGCAATGACCAGTTTGTCGAAGGAGAGCTGCTCGCCGGACTTCAGCACAAGGCGCTTGCCTTTGACGTCCAGGGAAGAGACTTCGGTGCGTAGTTGCACGTCGATGCCGTGCTGCCGGTAGAAGTCTTCCGGGCTGATCTTGATGGCGTCCTCGGTGTCCTTGCCTGCGAGAAAGCTCTTGGAGAGTGGTGGCCGTTCGTAGGGGACGACAGCGTCAGACGACACGATCGTCAGTTCGCCTGACTTCAGGCCGAGCTCGACCATTTGTTTAGCTGCATAACCGGCGACCATTCCGCCGCCAAGAATCAGGAATCGAGAAGTGCTCATAAAATGTCTCCACGGCTGCGGGTCTGCACACCTTGGCAATAGACTACATCCACAAGAGACAGAGGAACGCCGGACGGCTGATGTTGCGTAATTTGTCGTTTTCGACTCTGTCCGGTATTCTTAATGGGTTCCCTCGTTTGCACGAGGGCCCAATAGAAATCCACGTCGGACCCTCCGCTCGTAAACCTAACTAAAATTAGTGAGTTACCGGACAGGGATGCAGACAGGAGAACGGAATTATGGCGAAGATCGCAAAAACAGCTGACCGTAAAAAGGTCATGGACACCTCGAAGAGCACCGATTGCCCCAAGTGCGGCAAACCAACCCGCATCGTGAAGCGGACGAAAGACCGCGAGCGCGGCGTCCCCGGCGGCGTGTACATCTCGTGCTCGGCTTGCGAGTTTTACGAGAAGCTGTAGGAAGGTGCCGGGTACCAGGTACCAGGTACCGGGTACCGGGTACCGGGAAATCAGGAACAAGAAACGCGCTCCGAGTGGGCGCGTTTTGGTTTTGGGAAGGCAACTTTCCTTGTAAAGACCTTGATCGGTTGGCATTAGTGCATATTCGCACGGTATAGGGCGGGAGATTGGTAGATACCGTAATTGGGATAGTTCGAATAGTTCCGGGGGTAGGCTGTGGACACTCTGAATGTTCCCTTATTCTTAGACCACCATGCGGTCCAACAAGATTTGGGGTCATCTGGACAGTGATCGACTGTTATTCCTCCGCCGTGATGCCAGATGACATCACTGACCGTTATGTTCGTGAGGGCCAGATTGGCGACTAGTCTCAACTTATTCGCCCGTTCCCCTGTTTCTCTCTTTTCGGGCATCGCCCGGATGATCGGCTCAACCGCCTTCTCGTCACCTACGGCGCCCAAGAGAATCACAATATGATCGATGATCTGAGGGTCGTTCAAATATTGGAGTAAAACTGGTTCTGCAGCTGGCCCTGCCTGAATAATTTGTTGCATCGGCAAAGTGAAATCAAAGAGCCAGAAAGTCGGGCTGCTAATGTTCTTTGGTACACCCCATCCGTCATTTTTAAGCTGCTCGATGAATTTCCTTAACTGCTTCTCCGGCATCGGACTCAACCCAATTGATCGCACGTCGAGCGTCTTTTCGGCATCAAGGGTGCCACTTATAGTAACCCGTTGACGTTCGTACTTTGCGAACTGGTTCGGACTTCCCCGGAGCGGGAAGATGTCATCGCCGCTCATCAATGCCCAACGGTTCGATACGTCGCTTGCAAGGAGTATTCCCGTGAGCGTCGTGGGAATGCCGTTCGCAGTAGTTTGGGATGTAGAGCAACTCACGCAAAGAAGGATTACAGATAATACGACTGGAAAAGGTTTGGTCTTCACGCTAAATGCCTATAGCACATCGCGGCGACTCGGAGCGAATGAATAATCTGACAAAAAGCAAAGACGTGCTCGGGCCGCTCAGCCTAAATTTCTCTCCGCCCTTCCATAGCCTTCGACATAGTCACCTCATCCGCATACTCGATATCGCTCCCGGCCGGAACCCCGGTCGCGATCCGTGTTACCTTCACGCTTTTTTCACGAATCAACTTGGAGAGGTAAACGGCGGTGGCTTCGCCTTCGACGGTCGGGTTCGTAGCGATGATGACTTCGTCGATGGCGCCGCCTTCGAGGCGTTTGGAGAGGTTGGCGATGCGGAGGTGTTCAGGGCCGATGCCGTGGATGGGCGAGAGCGCGCCGTGGAGCACGTGGTAGACGCCGTTGAAGGTGTGCGTCTTCTCGATGGCGGAGATGTTCGTCGGCTCCTCGACGACGCAGACGAGGCGCTGGTTGCGTGTGGCGCTGGCGCAGTAGATGCAGGGATCGACGTCGGTGATGTTGTTGCAGATGGAGCAGAGGCGCAGCGCTTCCTTGATGTGGCGGATGGCGGCGGCAAGCGCTTCGGCATCCTCTTCGGTGGAGCGGAGGATGTGGAAGGCGAAGCGCTGGGCGCTCTTGGTGCCCACGCCGGGAAGCTTCTTCAACTCTTCAATCAAGCGAGCCATCGGCTCAGCGAAACGAGACATAGAAAATCGGTAATTGGGTAATTTGTAATTAGGTAATTGAACAGCAATAAGTCTAAAGTCGAACAACAAGTCGAAAGTTAACAATTTAGCAACTTTCGGGCCTTCGACTTCAGCTTTTAGCTTTCGACTTTCAGCTTTCGACTCCTCTAGAACAATCCCGGGGGCAGGCCCATGCCGCCTAACATACCGCCGAGAGATGATTGCACGGATTCGTCGGCCTTGCGGGCGGCTTCGTTTACGGCCGCCGCTACCATGTCCTGCAGCATTTCGATATCGCCGCTCTTGACGATCTCGGGATCGATCTTCACGCCGAGCACCTGCTTGGCGCCGTTCATTTTCACGGTGACGGCGCCGCCGCCGGAGCTGGCCTCGACCACGGTCTCCTTCATCTTCTCCTGCATCTGGCGCTGCATGTCCTGCGCGCGGGCCATCATTTCCTGGATCTGCTTCGGGTTCATCGTCACTCCTATTTGCGGTCGGGATCCATGACGGTGCGAATCTCCGCGCCGAACTTGTCAATCATCTTCCTTACTACAGGATGCTGCGCGGCCTTGGCGCGTGCGCTCGTTCCGCCGACCGCCGGACGCGCGGGCTTGCTGCCGTTCGGGGTCCCATTCGCCCCACCCACGAGGCTAAATTTCATGTGTCGGCGTGCGACCCGACCGACAGTCTCGACGGCACGACGCTTCAGATCGGCGCCGAACGCAAATTCCAGCAGCGTGGGAGACAGGGAAGTCTTCACTACAACCTCCGCGCCTTGGATAAGCCATTCGCCCTCTTCGAGCGGTCCATAAAGCGTCTTCTGATCCTGGAATTCGATCAGAACCGCCTCACGGATCGCGTCGATGTTCAACTCGCCCGAGGGTTCAGGCTGCGGCTCGGGAGCTTCCTGCACGGCAATGGCAACCGAGTCCGCCGATGCAGCGATCGGACTGACCCCGACGGCTGACTGTGCTCGTGGGGGAATCGGATCGCCAATTGACGGTGCGGACGACATCTCCTCGCGCGACTTACGGTTGCGATCGGCTTCGAACGGCGACGGCCGGGGCGTGCGAGATTCCGCATATGAAGAGGTGGCCGTGCGTGATGGTGGTACAAGCGGTCTCGCAGGCGCTGGCCTGCCGGGCGACGACACGGATGGACTGGCAGCAGCCCCGCTAAGCAGTTCTTCCAGCGGCAACAGTCTCTGCGCGTGCACCATCTTCAGCATGCCGAGTTCGAGATGAAACCGCTGCTCAGCCTTGTAGCTGACGTCGCCATGCGTGCGCAGCATGATTTGCAGGAACCGGGCGAGGTCTTCTTCGCTGAACCACTCGGCCACGCGTGAGACGCGCTCGCGATCGTCGCTCGAAATCTGCAGCAGGGAAGAGTCCTTGCCTGCAACTTTCGCGATTGTAGCGTTCCGTAAAAATCGTACAAGCTGTCGCGCGAAGTGCGCCGGGCTGTGGCCCTCGACCATGAGCTTATCGACAATGCGCAGGACATCCTCGCTGGAATTGCGGTGCACGGCATCCATCACGCGCTCGAGGACCTCCGCGTTCACGGTACCGACGAGGCCGCGAACGACGTCGGCGGTCAGCGTCGTCCCGCAGCAGGCGATCGCCTGGTCCATGATGCTCAGCGCGTCGCGCATGGAGCCATCACCGGCCTCTGCGAGCATTGCCAGCGCGTCATCATCCACCTGGATGCCTTCCTTATCGGAGATCGAGCGCAACTGCCCGACGATGTCGTCGAAGCGGACAGCGTGAAAGCTGAAGTGCTGGCAGCGCGAGCGGATGGTCTGCGGGATGTCTTCCGGCTGCGTGGTCGCCATCATGAAGACGACCCACGGTGGCGGCTCTTCGAGCGTCTTCAGGAGAGCGTTGAACGCCGCGTCGGTCACTTGGTGTGCTTCGTCGAGGATGAAGATGCGGTAGCGAATGCCAGATGTCGGTTGGCCCTCGGCGGTGGCAATGATGTTGCGCACCTCGTCGATACCACGATTCGTGGCGGCGTCGATCTCGATGACATTCATGGAACCGACCGAGCCTTCGCGGATCTCGCGGCAGGAGTCGCACACACCGCAGGGTTCCGTGACCGGCCGGTCCGACGACTGGCAGTTCAGGGCCATGGCCAGGATGCGCGCGATAGTGGTTTTCCCGATCCCGCGGTGTCCGCTGAAGATGTAGCCGTGGCCGATCCGGCCCTGCTCAAGGGCATTCTTCAGCGTTCGGGTGACGTGATCCTGCCCGATGACGTCAGAGAATTGTTGCGGCCGGTATTTGCGCGCGAGAACCTGGTAGCTCATGGGAAAAGACGATTATACCGTCTCCGGCGGTGGCAGGGTTGAGCACTGGAATTCGGCATTGCCCGGGGAGTAGTCCCCGCTTCTTGCAACGGGTCTGCGAACGCGCTAAAGTTCGCGGCGTAGAGCTTGGGGGATTTCTATGCAACTAAAACTATCAAGCCGAGTAATAGACGACATCCTCATCGTCGACTGCAATGGTCGAATCGTTTTTGGAGAAGAAGCCGGGGCACTCCGCGACTTCGTTAAGGGAGCCCTGGGCAAGCACCGGCAAATCGTTCTCAACCTGAAGAACGTGAGCTACATCGATAGCGGCGGACTGGGAACGCTGGTTGGCCTCTATACCTCTGCGCATTCCGCCGGCGGCGACATCCGCCTATCGCAATTAACGCAGCGGGTAGGACAGCTCCTGCAGGTCACGAAACTTGTAACCGTTTTTGCTTCCTTCAACAACGACGACGAAGCCGTGCGTTCGTTCGCAAAGGCGGCGAAAGCGTAGCCTCAAGTTAGTTGTCCCACATCCTTCGAAATACGTGGGGCGATCTATTTTCTCTTTTTCTTTGATTTGACAGCTTCGCGCTTGCGCCGCGCCAGTTCTTTGGGCGAGTACATGCTGCCGCGGCATGTTGTCGAACCGCACGTGCACGGGGCATCACCATCCCCTTCGTAGAGGAGATAATCGTATGTCAATTCTTCACCCACTGCGATCTTACGCGAGCTGATAATCCACACGCTTCCGTCCACTTCTTCTTCGGTTTCGCAATTGGGCTCGCAGGAATGGTTGATGTACATGGCCATTCCGAAGCCGTCGATCACCATGTCACCATCACTGGTGCCGAAAAGATAGGTGTAGGGAAGTCCTTCGTAGAGTTTGTCAGCGTCGTTGTGCCGAATGCGCTCGCCAGTGTACTCGACCACTTTCCGCCCTTTGGGGATTGGTTCCAGCGTGAAGCATCCCGCAGCATGGATTCCCGAGGAACGGATGATGAGACGCATGGTTTCCCGGGTTACTCCTGGCAGCGATGAACGATGATGTGCCGCTCAAGTGCGGCGGCAGCGCGATGCAGGCGGCGATGGATATAAGCGAGTGCGTCGGATCGCCCGCGATTCCGGCTGCGCCGATCCCTTCGCTCGGCAGCGTGTGCGTGTTCGCGCTGGTGTTTCGCTTCCTGATGAAGCTTTTGCAGGTCGGCGCGCATCCGCGCCAGTTCCTCACATCCCATGCCGCGAGTATAGCGCACGGTCCAGAACGCGCGAAACGAATTACGAACGTAACTTGCTGCAGTGTCGTGCCCGGTTTCTACTTGGGACGAATGGCTCAGTCTACGGGCCCGGGCGGACAAGGTGACGCTCGGTCGGGTTCCGCGCTGCCAATGCAGCCTGGGCCGCCAAGTTTCCACCGCAAATCATCGCGGATCAAACGATAAAGATATTTTCTCCGCCGGGGTTCCGCCCCGGCCTTTTCATTCCCGCAGCCCTGCCCGACTGTTACCCGACCACGTGATCTACGTCACTGTAGTGGCGGTTTTCCCTTTGTTAACGTCGAGTTGTGATTCAGCTCACGGAAATGAGTGTGCGTGCAGACTGGAGCACAAAGTGGAAACAAGGAGACGTACCCATGAAGCGTTTTGCAATAGCGATTGCTTTGCTGGCGATGATTTCCGGAGTTGCAGTGGCGGAAGACGGCGCTGCGGTTTACAAGACGAAGTGCGCGATGTGTCACGGTGCGGACGGCCAGGGCAAGATCGGCCCGGCATTGAAGGGCGTGAAATTGACCGACGCGCAGATCGTAGATTTTCTGACCAAGGGCGAGGCCGGCAAGAAGGCTCCGCACTCGAAGCCGGTCAACGGCTTGTCGGCTGACCAGGCGAAAGCCGTCGCCGAGTTCGTAAAGAGCCTGAAGTAATCATTCCTTTATATGTACGCAGAGCCGGTCCAATATGGACCGGCTTTTGCTTTAGCTTAGGCCCGAAGCGAAGTAGCAGACGCAGGAGGTGGCTCAGGCCCGCATAACAGAGCGCATTCGCCGTTCGATCTGGCCGACGAGTTCCGCCGTTGCGGGAGCTGCGACCCCACGGGCTTCCCCGCTGCGAAGGATTGGACCTGCAATGGCATCGAGTTCCGGCTGGCGTCCGGCATCTACGTCTTTCTGCATGGAACTGCGCATGGTCGGCGGGGAATTGCCGAGAATTCGAATCGTAACTTCGGGATC
This Terriglobia bacterium DNA region includes the following protein-coding sequences:
- a CDS encoding FAD-dependent oxidoreductase; amino-acid sequence: MSTSRFLILGGGMVAGYAAKQMVELGLKSGELTIVSSDAVVPYERPPLSKSFLAGKDTEDAIKISPEDFYRQHGIDVQLRTEVSSLDVKGKRLVLKSGEQLSFDKLVIATGARPRRLNVPGAQLKNLFYLRSMDDSKAIRGQSENSKRALVIGGGFIGMEVAAVLTQRGVAVTMVLGDDRIWKRLFTPEMSKFFEDYYTAKGVRIVRSTTVTELHGTWSVAAAALGTGDSVECDMVVAGVGVEPVTDLFANSGISIDNGIVVNEYLETSAPDILAAGDVANYQDVLFGKRRRVEHWDNAVSQGQHCARTLMGERAPFRHVPYFFSDVFDLSYEYWGDTSGADQVVHRGDVTSKSFSTWWLRGDRLVAAFLMSRPDEEREAATKWIEAGKNVSAVKLKDASQPIAAAVK
- the recR gene encoding recombination mediator RecR; protein product: MSRFAEPMARLIEELKKLPGVGTKSAQRFAFHILRSTEEDAEALAAAIRHIKEALRLCSICNNITDVDPCIYCASATRNQRLVCVVEEPTNISAIEKTHTFNGVYHVLHGALSPIHGIGPEHLRIANLSKRLEGGAIDEVIIATNPTVEGEATAVYLSKLIREKSVKVTRIATGVPAGSDIEYADEVTMSKAMEGRREI
- a CDS encoding YbaB/EbfC family nucleoid-associated protein translates to MNPKQIQEMMARAQDMQRQMQEKMKETVVEASSGGGAVTVKMNGAKQVLGVKIDPEIVKSGDIEMLQDMVAAAVNEAARKADESVQSSLGGMLGGMGLPPGLF
- the dnaX gene encoding DNA polymerase III subunit gamma/tau; this encodes MSYQVLARKYRPQQFSDVIGQDHVTRTLKNALEQGRIGHGYIFSGHRGIGKTTIARILAMALNCQSSDRPVTEPCGVCDSCREIREGSVGSMNVIEIDAATNRGIDEVRNIIATAEGQPTSGIRYRIFILDEAHQVTDAAFNALLKTLEEPPPWVVFMMATTQPEDIPQTIRSRCQHFSFHAVRFDDIVGQLRSISDKEGIQVDDDALAMLAEAGDGSMRDALSIMDQAIACCGTTLTADVVRGLVGTVNAEVLERVMDAVHRNSSEDVLRIVDKLMVEGHSPAHFARQLVRFLRNATIAKVAGKDSSLLQISSDDRERVSRVAEWFSEEDLARFLQIMLRTHGDVSYKAEQRFHLELGMLKMVHAQRLLPLEELLSGAAASPSVSSPGRPAPARPLVPPSRTATSSYAESRTPRPSPFEADRNRKSREEMSSAPSIGDPIPPRAQSAVGVSPIAASADSVAIAVQEAPEPQPEPSGELNIDAIREAVLIEFQDQKTLYGPLEEGEWLIQGAEVVVKTSLSPTLLEFAFGADLKRRAVETVGRVARRHMKFSLVGGANGTPNGSKPARPAVGGTSARAKAAQHPVVRKMIDKFGAEIRTVMDPDRK
- a CDS encoding STAS domain-containing protein encodes the protein MQLKLSSRVIDDILIVDCNGRIVFGEEAGALRDFVKGALGKHRQIVLNLKNVSYIDSGGLGTLVGLYTSAHSAGGDIRLSQLTQRVGQLLQVTKLVTVFASFNNDDEAVRSFAKAAKA
- a CDS encoding SET domain-containing protein-lysine N-methyltransferase, yielding MRLIIRSSGIHAAGCFTLEPIPKGRKVVEYTGERIRHNDADKLYEGLPYTYLFGTSDGDMVIDGFGMAMYINHSCEPNCETEEEVDGSVWIISSRKIAVGEELTYDYLLYEGDGDAPCTCGSTTCRGSMYSPKELARRKREAVKSKKKRK
- a CDS encoding cytochrome c — protein: MKRFAIAIALLAMISGVAVAEDGAAVYKTKCAMCHGADGQGKIGPALKGVKLTDAQIVDFLTKGEAGKKAPHSKPVNGLSADQAKAVAEFVKSLK